One stretch of Caloenas nicobarica isolate bCalNic1 chromosome 4, bCalNic1.hap1, whole genome shotgun sequence DNA includes these proteins:
- the SARAF gene encoding store-operated calcium entry-associated regulatory factor isoform X1, producing the protein MGGRSLRGGLTQLRAVMAAAMASALLLLLLCAAAGPARGWDQPGRVLLREVQALTLRRGQYTASRRTPAVPQLQCTGGTAGCSRGPDVVQCYNKGWDGYDVQWQCKADLENTYRFGQIEVSCEGYDYPDDPYILRGSCSLLFRLELTEEAERKVKNYGSFGSSYYQSWKDSPDSGAGAIVIIVLLVLAFGVYKLFLSNQQPQQSFGDSDGFTRPFWQSQQAPPPPGFKSSFTEGNGFGTYSHHGSNSGPGFWTGLGAGGLLGYLAGSHRAQSRSPYYGMWTDPTAAPSMSGQSSNSTQGSSSGTRTASGFGGTKRR; encoded by the exons ATGGGAGGCCGCTCCTTAAGAGGAGGGTTGACTCAGCTTAGGGCTGTCATGGCGGCTGCGATGGCGTCCgcgctcctcctgctcctcctctgcgCTGCCGCGGGCCCCGCGCGGGGCTGGGACCAGCCGG GGAGGGTGCTGCTGCGGGAGGTGCAGGCGCTCACTCTCCGCAGAGGCCAGTACACGGCGTCCCGGCGGACACCGGCCGTCCCGCAGCTGCAGTGCACGGGGGGCACTGCGGGGTGTTCCCGCGGCCCTGACGTGGTTCAGTGTTACAACAAAGGCTGGGATGGCTATGATGTACAG tggCAGTGCAAAGCAGACTTGGAAAATACCTACCGTTTTGGACAAATCGAAGTGAGCTGTGAAGGCTACGATTATCCAGATGATCCCTACATCTTAAGAGGCTCCTGTAGTTTGCTGTTCAGGCTAGAGCTGACTGAGGAAGCTGAAAGGAAAGTGAAGAACTATGGAAGCTTTGGCTCTAGCTATTATCAGTCATGGAAGGATTCTCCGGATTCTGGTGCTGGAGCAATTGTTATAATTGTTCTCCTGGTTCTTGCGTTTGGAGTGTACAAGCTCTTCCTCAGTAACCAGCAGCCTCAACAGAGTTTTGGTGACAGTGATGGATTCACTAGGCCGTTCTGGCAGAGCCAGCAggcacctcctcctcctggttTTAAGTCCAGCTTCACAG aaGGCAATGGCTTTGGGACTTATTCCCATCATGGAAGCAATTCAGGACCAGGGTTTTGGACTGGATTAGGAGCAGGAGGCTTGCTGGGCTACTTGGCTGGCAGTCACAG AGCACAGTCACGTTCTCCATATTATGGTATGTGGACAGATCCCACAGCTGCACCTTCCATGAGTGGGCAGTCAAGCAATTCCACACAAGGCAGCAGTTCAGGAACAAGAACCGCTTCTG gcTTTGGGGGCACAAAACGGAGATGA
- the SARAF gene encoding store-operated calcium entry-associated regulatory factor isoform X2, with protein sequence MAAAMASALLLLLLCAAAGPARGWDQPGRVLLREVQALTLRRGQYTASRRTPAVPQLQCTGGTAGCSRGPDVVQCYNKGWDGYDVQWQCKADLENTYRFGQIEVSCEGYDYPDDPYILRGSCSLLFRLELTEEAERKVKNYGSFGSSYYQSWKDSPDSGAGAIVIIVLLVLAFGVYKLFLSNQQPQQSFGDSDGFTRPFWQSQQAPPPPGFKSSFTGNGFGTYSHHGSNSGPGFWTGLGAGGLLGYLAGSHRAQSRSPYYGMWTDPTAAPSMSGQSSNSTQGSSSGTRTASGFGGTKRR encoded by the exons ATGGCGGCTGCGATGGCGTCCgcgctcctcctgctcctcctctgcgCTGCCGCGGGCCCCGCGCGGGGCTGGGACCAGCCGG GGAGGGTGCTGCTGCGGGAGGTGCAGGCGCTCACTCTCCGCAGAGGCCAGTACACGGCGTCCCGGCGGACACCGGCCGTCCCGCAGCTGCAGTGCACGGGGGGCACTGCGGGGTGTTCCCGCGGCCCTGACGTGGTTCAGTGTTACAACAAAGGCTGGGATGGCTATGATGTACAG tggCAGTGCAAAGCAGACTTGGAAAATACCTACCGTTTTGGACAAATCGAAGTGAGCTGTGAAGGCTACGATTATCCAGATGATCCCTACATCTTAAGAGGCTCCTGTAGTTTGCTGTTCAGGCTAGAGCTGACTGAGGAAGCTGAAAGGAAAGTGAAGAACTATGGAAGCTTTGGCTCTAGCTATTATCAGTCATGGAAGGATTCTCCGGATTCTGGTGCTGGAGCAATTGTTATAATTGTTCTCCTGGTTCTTGCGTTTGGAGTGTACAAGCTCTTCCTCAGTAACCAGCAGCCTCAACAGAGTTTTGGTGACAGTGATGGATTCACTAGGCCGTTCTGGCAGAGCCAGCAggcacctcctcctcctggttTTAAGTCCAGCTTCACAG GCAATGGCTTTGGGACTTATTCCCATCATGGAAGCAATTCAGGACCAGGGTTTTGGACTGGATTAGGAGCAGGAGGCTTGCTGGGCTACTTGGCTGGCAGTCACAG AGCACAGTCACGTTCTCCATATTATGGTATGTGGACAGATCCCACAGCTGCACCTTCCATGAGTGGGCAGTCAAGCAATTCCACACAAGGCAGCAGTTCAGGAACAAGAACCGCTTCTG gcTTTGGGGGCACAAAACGGAGATGA